A region of Longimicrobium sp. DNA encodes the following proteins:
- a CDS encoding RNA polymerase sigma factor, whose product MSRGQPVDYDGLFRRLYPSLFRYLHRMTGDTDAADDIAQESFVRLLGRDMPEDEARLWLFTVATNLFRDGARTHKRRERLLAVRPWAPTPLPRPDEAAEKAATVEAVREALTRLAPRDRQMLLMREEGFRYDEIAKVAGVAPGSVGTLLARAARRFVAAWDPEETDGEQALG is encoded by the coding sequence GTGAGCCGCGGCCAGCCCGTGGACTACGACGGCCTGTTCCGGCGGCTGTACCCGTCGCTCTTCCGGTACCTGCACCGGATGACGGGCGACACCGACGCGGCCGACGACATCGCGCAGGAGAGCTTCGTGCGCCTGCTGGGGCGCGACATGCCCGAGGACGAGGCGCGGCTCTGGCTCTTTACCGTGGCCACGAACCTGTTCCGCGACGGCGCCCGCACCCACAAGCGGCGCGAGCGGCTGCTGGCGGTGCGCCCCTGGGCCCCCACGCCGCTCCCCCGCCCCGACGAGGCCGCCGAGAAGGCGGCCACCGTAGAGGCGGTGCGGGAGGCGCTCACACGCCTGGCCCCGCGCGACCGGCAGATGCTGCTGATGCGCGAGGAAGGCTTCCGTTACGACGAGATCGCGAAGGTCGCGGGCGTGGCCCCCGGTTCGGTGGGCACGCTCCTGGCACGGGCCGCACGGCGGTTCGTGGCGGCCTGGGACCCTGAGGAGACCGACGGTGAACAGGCACTTGGGTGA
- a CDS encoding anti-sigma factor family protein — protein MNRHLGEGALQALMDGELPPPERAAAEAHLAGCAPCAAELRALRSVHERAGGLLALADVPAPVAQATMALRARRLRAGRYAEARRTLARAAVLVLALAGVAAAVPGTGVHEWVVSTVVPGEKATVAPTVHAAPPAPAPRPAIPPEASPSGVSIRADGGAVRVVLSNVSSKVEVRARLVDGDLAGVLARGPAATAARFRTAPGRIEVVGAGAGILEVQLPRSARAASVEVNGRVYVAKDGDALRVLAPAAGEGPVFRVGG, from the coding sequence GTGAACAGGCACTTGGGTGAAGGCGCGCTGCAGGCGCTGATGGACGGCGAGCTTCCGCCGCCCGAGCGCGCGGCCGCCGAGGCACACCTGGCGGGGTGCGCCCCCTGCGCGGCGGAGCTGCGCGCGCTGCGCTCGGTGCACGAGCGCGCGGGCGGGCTGCTGGCGCTGGCCGACGTGCCGGCGCCGGTGGCGCAGGCCACCATGGCGCTGCGCGCGCGCCGGCTGCGCGCCGGCCGCTACGCCGAGGCGCGCCGCACGCTGGCCCGCGCGGCGGTGCTGGTGCTGGCGCTGGCCGGGGTGGCCGCGGCCGTGCCCGGCACCGGCGTGCACGAGTGGGTGGTGAGCACGGTCGTCCCCGGCGAGAAGGCCACGGTGGCGCCGACGGTGCACGCGGCCCCCCCGGCCCCCGCGCCGAGGCCCGCCATCCCGCCCGAGGCGTCGCCCTCGGGGGTGTCGATCCGCGCGGACGGCGGGGCGGTGCGCGTGGTGCTGAGCAACGTTTCCAGCAAGGTGGAAGTGCGCGCCCGGCTGGTGGATGGAGACCTGGCCGGGGTGCTGGCGCGCGGGCCCGCCGCCACGGCGGCACGTTTCCGCACCGCGCCGGGTAGGATCGAGGTGGTCGGCGCGGGCGCGGGCATCCTGGAGGTGCAGCTTCCCCGCTCGGCCCGCGCCGCCAGCGTGGAAGTGAACGGCCGCGTGTACGTGGCCAAGGACGGCGACGCGCTGCGGGTGCTGGCGCCCGCGGCGGGCGAGGGTCCGGTCTTCCGCGTGGGTGGGTGA
- a CDS encoding TonB-dependent receptor, whose amino-acid sequence MLAPLAAFLILTAAAPDTSWGGIRGTVESDPSGAPLPSAVVEVSAGGHTLTDSSGTYRLAHVAAGPQTVRVHSLDHEPFEVRVVIPARGEVVVDVSLRHRPLMLDAVSAVGAGQSGAETDPAPRGEAALTDFPALEGPGTGMDPPHGSSGGGGTGGDVLLVRGSAANLKLVLLDGAPVYAPFHMGGLIESFEPGLLSSARLYLGGAPARYDGGVSYVLDLATRAPARDRWSGGAAADLVAVRGQAEGPLWKGAALLLAARGVHGATLARLEGQPFPYAYNDGLARLDVGLGRGASLSVMGFANAEGVRIDTTPWRDNFLRWSNDAGSLRLRGPITGADGELTVAMSDFDAWLPNAADRWVLKSHLSRARLALDFNRELPGGVRLGYGYAYDRMWAHHRVLDRRDGERLWFQRDTFATVGGWYVDGLWRAGRQWVLRGGLRGDTYAGGPFISFSPRMSATWLMGSHATLTLAGGRYHQLVLARTRPPFDYGATDVADSLGIPTVPVVAASNHLALSLDQELVPGLRLGLEGYWKHFQDLPDPDLVGNYASGVDVWVRRGEGAVSGWMGYALAWYWSGPDSAGVSSRFSGRQTLSAGVTAKGRPGRVEVRVAYGSGLPYSAVGASPGGLDGAITAPASVELQEGSAIPGTAPQDFLRIDGQVSRTFTPRIASRETQLTPYVRVINALDRRDALFYRYHPGDEEARPVATLPLLPVFGIEWKF is encoded by the coding sequence ATGCTGGCTCCGCTCGCCGCTTTCCTCATCCTGACCGCCGCCGCCCCGGATACGTCCTGGGGCGGCATTCGCGGTACGGTGGAAAGCGACCCCAGCGGGGCCCCCCTCCCCTCGGCCGTGGTGGAAGTCTCGGCCGGCGGCCACACCCTTACCGACAGCTCCGGCACCTACCGGCTGGCCCACGTGGCCGCCGGGCCGCAGACCGTGCGCGTGCACTCGCTGGACCACGAGCCCTTCGAGGTGCGCGTGGTCATTCCCGCGCGCGGCGAGGTGGTGGTGGACGTGTCGCTCCGCCACCGACCGCTGATGCTGGACGCCGTCTCGGCGGTGGGCGCGGGCCAGAGCGGGGCGGAGACCGACCCCGCTCCGCGCGGCGAGGCCGCCCTCACCGACTTTCCCGCGCTGGAGGGGCCGGGAACGGGGATGGACCCGCCGCACGGCTCGTCGGGCGGCGGGGGGACCGGGGGCGACGTGCTGCTGGTGCGCGGCTCGGCGGCCAACCTGAAGCTGGTGCTGCTGGACGGCGCGCCGGTGTACGCGCCCTTCCACATGGGCGGGCTGATCGAGTCGTTCGAGCCCGGCCTCCTTTCCTCCGCGCGGCTGTACCTGGGCGGTGCCCCGGCGCGCTACGACGGCGGGGTGAGCTACGTGCTGGACCTGGCCACCCGCGCCCCCGCGCGCGACCGCTGGTCCGGCGGCGCCGCGGCGGACCTCGTCGCCGTGCGCGGCCAGGCCGAGGGGCCGCTGTGGAAGGGCGCCGCGCTGCTGCTGGCCGCCCGCGGCGTGCACGGCGCCACGCTGGCACGGCTCGAGGGGCAGCCTTTCCCCTACGCCTACAACGACGGCTTGGCGCGGCTGGACGTGGGGCTGGGGCGCGGCGCCTCGCTCTCGGTGATGGGGTTCGCCAACGCCGAGGGGGTGCGCATCGACACCACCCCCTGGCGCGACAACTTCCTGCGCTGGAGCAACGACGCGGGCTCGCTGCGGCTGCGCGGCCCCATCACCGGCGCCGACGGCGAGCTGACGGTGGCCATGTCGGACTTCGACGCGTGGCTGCCCAACGCGGCCGACCGCTGGGTGCTGAAGTCGCACCTGTCGCGCGCCCGGCTGGCGCTGGACTTCAACCGCGAGCTCCCGGGCGGCGTGCGCCTGGGGTACGGCTACGCCTACGACCGCATGTGGGCGCACCACCGCGTGCTGGACCGCCGCGACGGAGAGCGCCTCTGGTTCCAGCGCGACACCTTCGCCACCGTGGGCGGGTGGTACGTGGACGGGCTGTGGCGCGCCGGGCGCCAGTGGGTGCTGCGCGGCGGCCTGCGCGGCGACACGTACGCCGGGGGGCCGTTCATCTCCTTCTCTCCCCGCATGTCGGCCACCTGGCTGATGGGGAGCCATGCCACGCTCACGCTGGCCGGCGGGCGCTACCACCAGCTGGTGCTGGCGCGCACCCGGCCGCCGTTCGACTACGGCGCCACCGACGTCGCCGACTCGCTGGGGATTCCCACCGTGCCGGTGGTGGCCGCGTCGAACCACCTGGCGCTCTCGCTGGACCAGGAGCTGGTGCCGGGGCTGCGGCTGGGGCTGGAGGGGTACTGGAAGCACTTCCAGGACCTTCCCGATCCCGACCTGGTGGGGAACTACGCCTCGGGGGTGGACGTGTGGGTGCGCCGCGGCGAGGGGGCGGTGAGCGGGTGGATGGGGTACGCGCTGGCGTGGTACTGGTCCGGCCCCGATTCGGCCGGCGTGTCGTCGCGCTTCAGCGGGCGGCAGACGCTGAGCGCGGGGGTGACGGCGAAGGGGCGCCCCGGGCGGGTGGAGGTGCGGGTGGCCTACGGCTCGGGGCTGCCGTACAGCGCGGTGGGCGCCAGCCCCGGCGGGCTGGACGGGGCGATCACGGCGCCCGCGTCGGTGGAATTGCAGGAGGGCTCCGCCATCCCCGGCACCGCGCCGCAGGACTTCCTGCGCATCGACGGGCAGGTGTCGCGCACCTTCACCCCGCGCATCGCCAGCCGCGAGACGCAGCTGACGCCTTACGTGCGCGTGATCAACGCGCTGGACCGCCGCGACGCCCTTTTCTACCGCTACCACCCGGGCGACGAGGAGGCGCGCCCCGTGGCCACCCTCCCCCTCCTCCCCGTCTTCGGCATCGAGTGGAAGTTCTGA
- a CDS encoding GNAT family N-acetyltransferase, producing the protein MEMEDDGRVVIRDAREDDAPALAMLATAMDHPSDEAAMRRRMALLAGRDEYRTLVAEREGRVVGMAALAWGWTIVDDDPQPRVVALSVAPEERGRGTGAALMAAAEAWARDGSAATLRLTTAVRREGAHRFYERLGYARTGFRYVKKLG; encoded by the coding sequence ATGGAGATGGAGGACGATGGACGCGTGGTGATCCGCGATGCTCGCGAGGACGACGCGCCCGCGCTGGCGATGCTCGCCACGGCGATGGACCACCCGAGCGACGAGGCGGCGATGCGGCGGCGGATGGCGCTCCTGGCCGGGCGCGACGAGTACCGCACGCTGGTGGCCGAGCGGGAGGGGCGCGTGGTGGGGATGGCGGCGCTGGCGTGGGGCTGGACGATCGTGGACGACGATCCGCAGCCGCGCGTCGTCGCATTGTCGGTGGCGCCGGAGGAGCGGGGGAGGGGGACGGGCGCCGCGCTGATGGCCGCCGCCGAGGCATGGGCGCGCGATGGCAGCGCGGCGACGCTGCGGCTCACCACGGCGGTGCGGCGCGAGGGCGCGCACCGGTTCTACGAGCGGCTGGGGTACGCGCGGACGGGGTTCCGCTACGTGAAGAAGCTGGGCTAG
- a CDS encoding M23 family metallopeptidase: MTPHPGNARVRASTNALIARAPKAGTALLPLLLAACFGHGSPAEPAAAPAPTREVRYERPPGRRPDAYVAPGASLVIPVQGVRAEQLRDSYESARTGHVHHAIDIMAPGGTPVIAAADGTILKLRTGGNGGITIYQVGPDGRTLYYYAHLQRYAAGLCEGMSIWRGQVIAYVGDTGNAGAGNYHLHFSVGHLTDPRRWWESENTNPFPLLAGDAARRTAASGGR; this comes from the coding sequence ATGACTCCCCACCCCGGAAACGCGCGCGTTCGTGCGTCCACGAACGCCCTGATCGCGCGCGCTCCGAAGGCAGGCACGGCACTCCTTCCCCTGCTGCTGGCCGCATGCTTCGGCCACGGCTCTCCCGCCGAGCCCGCAGCGGCGCCGGCACCCACGCGCGAGGTGCGCTACGAGCGTCCGCCCGGGCGGCGGCCCGATGCATACGTGGCGCCGGGTGCATCGCTCGTCATCCCCGTGCAGGGCGTCCGCGCCGAGCAGCTGCGCGACAGCTATGAATCGGCGCGCACCGGGCACGTGCACCACGCCATCGACATCATGGCACCGGGCGGCACCCCCGTCATCGCGGCGGCGGACGGCACCATCCTGAAGCTGCGCACGGGCGGCAATGGCGGCATCACCATTTACCAGGTGGGGCCGGACGGGCGCACGCTGTACTACTACGCCCATCTCCAGCGCTATGCCGCCGGCCTCTGCGAGGGGATGTCCATCTGGCGCGGCCAGGTGATCGCCTACGTGGGCGACACGGGGAACGCCGGCGCGGGCAACTACCACCTGCACTTCTCCGTGGGCCACCTCACCGACCCGCGGCGCTGGTGGGAGAGCGAGAACACCAACCCGTTCCCGCTCCTGGCCGGCGACGCCGCGCGCCGCACCGCCGCCAGCGGGGGACGGTAG
- a CDS encoding hotdog fold domain-containing protein: MAASPESIIRKQWETWSGRPGGKKIFSLLLGRVVPYTGSIGATVEELRPGYARATLRDRRRVRNHLRSVHAIALMNLAELATGLSLNFAMPADARSILVGLSIEYHKKARGTLTAEATAPVLQSNEERDLQVRTDIKDEAGDVVATATAHWKVGPRK, encoded by the coding sequence ATGGCAGCGAGCCCCGAGAGCATCATCCGCAAGCAGTGGGAAACCTGGAGCGGGCGGCCGGGCGGGAAGAAGATCTTCAGCCTGCTGCTGGGGCGCGTGGTGCCGTACACCGGCAGCATCGGCGCCACGGTGGAGGAGCTGCGCCCCGGGTACGCGCGCGCCACGCTCCGCGACCGCCGCCGCGTGCGCAACCACCTGCGCTCGGTGCACGCGATCGCGCTGATGAACCTGGCCGAGCTGGCGACCGGGCTGTCGCTGAACTTCGCCATGCCGGCGGACGCGCGGTCGATCCTGGTGGGGCTCTCGATCGAGTACCACAAGAAGGCGCGCGGCACGCTCACCGCCGAGGCCACCGCGCCCGTGCTGCAGAGCAACGAGGAGCGCGACCTGCAGGTGCGCACCGACATCAAGGACGAGGCCGGCGACGTGGTAGCGACGGCGACCGCGCACTGGAAGGTGGGGCCGCGGAAGTAG
- a CDS encoding NAD-dependent succinate-semialdehyde dehydrogenase, translating into MPITTINPATGEEQPTKLEKLTPEQVERKLALAGEAFRAHRRTSIADRTAKMAAAGEILAGEKEKFARIMTMEMGKTLKSAIAEAEKCAWACRYYAENGARFLADEEVETKAKRSYVRHLPIGPVLAVMPWNFPFWQVFRFAAPALVAGNVGLLKHASNVPRCALAIEDIFRRAGFPEGVFQTLLIGSDAVAGVLDDPRVRAATLTGSTPAGSSVAERAGKNLKKTVLELGGSDPFIVLPSADLDLAAETAAKARCINNGQSCIAAKRFIVHADVYDAFTERFVRAMRAQKVGDPMADDTDVGPLAMESTRDDVERQVRESAARGAKVLTGGERIEGPGWFYPPTILAEIPEDAPAYREEVFGPVALLFRAKDADEAISLANDSDFGLGSSVWTRDEAEARRFVDELEAGMTFVNAMVASDPRLPFGGVKESGYGRELGSIGMREFMNIKSVWMEDEGPDEHPAAE; encoded by the coding sequence ATGCCGATCACCACCATCAACCCCGCCACGGGCGAGGAACAGCCGACGAAGCTGGAGAAGCTCACGCCGGAGCAGGTCGAGCGGAAGCTGGCGCTGGCCGGCGAGGCGTTCCGCGCGCACCGCCGCACCTCCATCGCCGATCGTACCGCGAAGATGGCCGCGGCCGGCGAGATCCTGGCGGGCGAGAAGGAGAAGTTCGCCCGCATCATGACGATGGAGATGGGGAAGACGCTGAAGTCGGCGATCGCCGAGGCGGAGAAGTGCGCGTGGGCGTGCCGCTACTATGCCGAGAACGGCGCGCGCTTTCTGGCCGACGAGGAGGTGGAGACGAAGGCGAAGCGCAGCTACGTCCGCCATCTCCCCATCGGTCCGGTGCTGGCGGTGATGCCGTGGAACTTCCCGTTCTGGCAGGTCTTCCGCTTCGCCGCGCCCGCGCTGGTGGCGGGGAACGTGGGGCTGCTGAAGCACGCCTCCAACGTCCCCCGCTGCGCGCTGGCCATCGAGGACATCTTCCGTCGCGCGGGCTTTCCCGAGGGCGTGTTCCAGACGCTGCTGATCGGCTCGGACGCGGTCGCGGGCGTGCTCGACGACCCGCGCGTGAGGGCGGCCACGCTCACCGGGAGCACGCCCGCGGGGAGCAGCGTGGCCGAGCGCGCCGGGAAGAATCTCAAGAAGACGGTGCTGGAGCTGGGCGGGAGCGATCCCTTCATCGTCCTTCCCAGCGCCGACCTGGACTTGGCGGCGGAGACGGCGGCGAAGGCGCGGTGCATCAACAACGGCCAGAGCTGCATCGCCGCCAAGCGCTTCATCGTGCACGCCGACGTCTACGACGCGTTCACCGAGCGCTTCGTCCGCGCGATGCGGGCGCAGAAGGTGGGCGATCCCATGGCGGACGATACCGACGTCGGGCCGCTGGCGATGGAGAGCACGCGCGACGACGTGGAGCGGCAGGTGCGCGAGTCGGCCGCCAGGGGCGCGAAGGTGCTCACCGGCGGCGAGCGGATCGAGGGGCCGGGATGGTTCTATCCCCCCACCATCCTGGCCGAGATCCCCGAGGACGCGCCGGCGTACCGCGAGGAGGTGTTCGGCCCCGTCGCCCTCCTCTTCCGCGCGAAGGACGCCGACGAGGCCATCTCCCTGGCCAACGACAGCGACTTCGGCCTGGGCAGCAGCGTGTGGACGCGCGACGAGGCCGAGGCGCGGCGCTTCGTGGACGAGCTGGAGGCGGGGATGACGTTCGTGAACGCGATGGTCGCCTCCGACCCGCGCCTCCCCTTCGGCGGCGTGAAGGAGAGCGGCTACGGGCGCGAGCTGGGCAGCATCGGGATGCGCGAGTTCATGAACATCAAGAGCGTGTGGATGGAGGACGAGGGCCCGGACGAGCACCCGGCGGCGGAGTAG
- a CDS encoding PAS domain S-box protein, which translates to MPRPIMPERRRASLPDPTPPPPLHSRDELYRLLVENVTDYAILMLSPDGRVATWTEGAERMTLWAEDQIVGQPVSVLYPPEDAGDGAPERDLRIAGAQGRCEAVAWRVRRDGSRVWASVVLTAVHDAEGRMVGYGVVMRDLTERREVARRYEESRQRYRSLFENNPDAVCSFDLDGRLRTANPAAEALTGYAADDLVGEPFWTLVNPGARASAREFFAAAARGEPQFTETVFTHCSGTRVEVSVRLLPIVVDGQIIGVYCIAEDITQRKRAEAERETLLLRERIARAEAEAAAAAKGSFLAVVTHELKTPLNVITGFADLLRDGEAGPLTEMQARHLDRIRAGARQLLGMIEDVLSYARMDSGEAVRLAPVDVQALLGEAAREVRHDAAARGIEVAVEMNGDCMADTDAARLRQIVGHLLCNAVKFTEAGAVTAKAHRDSGSVAVTIADTGIGIHADHLERIWEPFWQAEHPLVRRAGGTGLGLAIARRLAQLLGGDIEARSAPGEGSTFTVRLPG; encoded by the coding sequence ATGCCCCGCCCGATCATGCCCGAACGCCGCCGCGCCTCCCTTCCCGATCCCACCCCACCTCCGCCCCTGCACTCGCGCGACGAGCTGTACCGGCTGCTGGTGGAGAACGTCACCGACTACGCCATTCTCATGCTGAGCCCCGACGGCCGCGTGGCCACGTGGACCGAGGGCGCCGAGCGGATGACGCTGTGGGCCGAGGACCAGATCGTGGGCCAGCCCGTCTCCGTGCTCTACCCGCCGGAAGACGCGGGCGACGGCGCGCCCGAGCGCGACCTGCGCATCGCCGGGGCGCAGGGGCGGTGCGAGGCGGTGGCGTGGCGCGTCCGCCGCGACGGCTCGCGCGTGTGGGCCAGCGTGGTCCTCACCGCGGTGCACGACGCCGAGGGGCGGATGGTGGGCTACGGCGTGGTGATGCGCGACCTGACCGAACGGCGGGAAGTGGCGCGGAGATACGAGGAAAGCCGCCAGCGCTACCGCTCGCTTTTCGAGAACAACCCCGACGCCGTCTGCTCGTTCGACCTGGACGGGCGGCTACGCACCGCCAACCCCGCGGCCGAGGCGCTCACCGGCTACGCGGCCGACGACCTGGTGGGCGAGCCGTTCTGGACGCTGGTGAACCCCGGCGCCCGCGCCTCGGCGCGCGAGTTCTTCGCCGCCGCGGCGCGCGGCGAGCCGCAGTTCACCGAAACGGTGTTCACGCACTGCAGCGGCACGCGGGTGGAGGTCAGCGTGCGCCTGCTGCCCATCGTGGTGGACGGGCAGATCATCGGCGTGTACTGCATCGCCGAGGACATCACCCAGCGCAAGCGCGCCGAGGCCGAGCGCGAGACGCTGCTCCTGCGCGAGCGCATCGCCCGCGCCGAGGCCGAGGCGGCGGCGGCGGCCAAGGGCAGCTTCCTGGCCGTGGTCACGCACGAGCTGAAGACGCCGCTGAACGTGATCACCGGCTTCGCCGACCTGCTGCGCGATGGCGAGGCGGGGCCGCTGACGGAGATGCAGGCGCGCCACCTGGACCGCATCCGCGCCGGCGCCCGACAGCTGCTGGGGATGATCGAGGACGTGCTTTCCTACGCGCGGATGGATTCCGGCGAGGCGGTGCGCCTGGCGCCGGTGGACGTGCAGGCGCTGCTGGGCGAGGCCGCGCGCGAGGTGCGCCACGACGCCGCGGCGCGGGGTATCGAGGTGGCGGTGGAGATGAACGGCGACTGCATGGCCGACACCGACGCCGCGCGGCTGCGCCAGATCGTGGGCCACCTTCTCTGCAACGCGGTGAAGTTCACCGAGGCGGGCGCGGTGACCGCGAAGGCGCACCGCGACTCCGGCAGCGTGGCCGTCACCATCGCCGACACGGGAATCGGCATCCACGCCGACCATCTGGAGCGCATCTGGGAGCCGTTCTGGCAGGCGGAGCACCCGCTGGTCCGCCGCGCGGGGGGCACCGGCCTGGGGCTCGCCATCGCGCGGCGGCTGGCACAGCTGCTGGGCGGCGACATCGAGGCGCGCTCCGCCCCCGGCGAGGGGAGCACGTTCACGGTGCGGCTGCCGGGGTAG
- the queD gene encoding 6-carboxytetrahydropterin synthase QueD: protein MEIFKEFGFEAAHRLPNVPEGHKCARLHGHSFRVEVHVRGDLDPRLGWVMDFADVKAAVKPIIHQLDHYYLNEIEGLENPTSEVLARWLWTRIRPALPGLVRIVVRETCTSGCTYQGEDE from the coding sequence ATGGAGATCTTCAAGGAGTTCGGGTTCGAGGCGGCGCACCGGCTGCCGAACGTGCCGGAGGGGCACAAGTGCGCGCGGCTGCACGGCCACTCGTTCCGCGTGGAGGTGCACGTGCGCGGCGACCTCGACCCGCGGCTGGGTTGGGTGATGGACTTCGCCGACGTGAAGGCCGCGGTGAAGCCCATCATCCATCAGCTGGACCACTACTACCTGAACGAGATCGAGGGGCTGGAGAACCCGACCAGCGAGGTGCTGGCGCGCTGGCTATGGACGCGGATCCGCCCCGCGCTCCCCGGCCTCGTCCGCATCGTAGTCCGCGAAACCTGCACCTCCGGCTGCACCTACCAGGGCGAAGACGAATAA
- a CDS encoding alpha/beta fold hydrolase translates to MAENPILAHTRVVAAGREPERWLLVLHGIYGAGRNWGSIARRLADARPEWGAVLVDLRNHGQSRGFAGPHTIAASAADVDRLVEHLDLHAAAVLGHSFGGKVALTYALHHGSELRQVWVMDSTPAVRAPEGTAWEMLESVRSLPRDFDSRSELVERLVACDYNEGVAQWMAINLEPRDGRYVWRIDLDAMEEMLRDFFRTDLWGAIENPPAGVEIHVVKASRSDTLDAESAARVEAAAQATGRVFLHLLPGGHWINTDNPDGVLRLLVDTLP, encoded by the coding sequence ATGGCGGAGAACCCGATTCTCGCGCACACGCGCGTGGTGGCGGCGGGGCGCGAGCCGGAGCGGTGGCTGCTGGTGCTGCACGGCATCTACGGCGCGGGGCGGAACTGGGGCTCCATCGCGCGGCGGCTGGCGGACGCGCGGCCGGAGTGGGGCGCGGTGCTGGTCGACCTGCGCAACCACGGACAGTCGCGCGGCTTCGCCGGGCCGCACACCATCGCCGCCAGCGCCGCGGACGTGGACCGGCTGGTGGAGCACCTGGATCTCCACGCGGCCGCGGTGCTGGGGCACTCGTTCGGCGGCAAAGTGGCGCTCACCTACGCGCTCCACCACGGCTCCGAGCTGCGCCAGGTGTGGGTGATGGACAGCACCCCCGCCGTCCGCGCGCCAGAGGGGACCGCGTGGGAGATGCTGGAGTCGGTGCGCTCGCTCCCGCGCGACTTCGACTCGCGATCCGAGCTGGTGGAGCGGCTGGTGGCGTGCGACTACAACGAGGGGGTGGCGCAGTGGATGGCCATCAACCTGGAGCCGCGCGACGGCCGCTACGTCTGGCGCATCGACCTGGACGCGATGGAGGAGATGCTGCGCGACTTCTTCCGCACCGACCTGTGGGGGGCGATCGAGAACCCGCCCGCCGGCGTGGAGATCCACGTGGTGAAGGCCAGCCGCTCCGACACGCTGGACGCCGAATCCGCCGCGCGGGTGGAGGCGGCGGCGCAGGCGACCGGCCGTGTGTTCCTGCATCTCCTCCCCGGCGGACACTGGATCAACACCGACAACCCCGACGGCGTGCTGCGGCTGCTGGTGGACACGCTGCCGTGA
- a CDS encoding ABC transporter ATP-binding protein: MLTLESLTRRFGETVAVDDVSLEVEQGEFLTLLGPSGCGKTTTLRMIAGFEIPTSGRVVIAGREVTGLKPQKRDVGMVFQNYALFPHMNVWDNVEFGLRSRGVSRADARPRVERALALVEMEGYGKRKVQALSGGQQQRVALARALAPEPPLLLLDEPLSNLDAALRERTRDELRALLKRLGMTAVFVTHDQEEAFALSDRIAVMSRGVLQQLGTPEALYASPANAFVAAFLGRANFLPATVEGAEGGVLACRLAAGPVWRARAADGFEARPGAEVRVMVRPEALRITRGASDDGLRGRVLDRRFAGALSFYRIAVDGGPELLAPGAGEAAAAGDEVSIAPAPGAAILAFAPEGG, from the coding sequence ATGCTGACGCTCGAATCCCTCACCCGGCGCTTCGGAGAGACGGTGGCGGTCGACGACGTCTCGCTCGAGGTGGAGCAGGGCGAGTTCCTTACGCTGCTGGGACCCAGCGGGTGCGGGAAGACGACCACGCTGCGGATGATCGCCGGGTTCGAGATCCCGACCAGCGGGCGTGTGGTGATCGCCGGGCGCGAGGTGACGGGGCTGAAGCCGCAGAAGCGCGACGTGGGAATGGTCTTCCAGAACTACGCGCTGTTCCCGCACATGAACGTGTGGGACAACGTGGAGTTCGGCCTCCGCTCGCGCGGCGTGTCGCGCGCCGACGCCAGGCCCAGGGTGGAGCGCGCGCTGGCGCTGGTGGAGATGGAGGGATACGGGAAGCGGAAGGTGCAGGCGCTCTCCGGCGGCCAGCAGCAGCGGGTCGCGCTGGCCCGCGCGCTGGCGCCCGAGCCGCCGCTGCTGCTGCTGGACGAGCCGCTCTCCAACCTCGACGCCGCGCTGCGCGAGCGCACCCGCGACGAGCTGCGCGCGCTGCTGAAGCGCCTGGGGATGACCGCCGTCTTCGTCACGCACGACCAGGAAGAGGCGTTCGCGCTCTCCGACCGCATCGCGGTGATGAGCCGCGGCGTGCTGCAGCAGCTCGGCACCCCGGAGGCGCTCTACGCATCCCCCGCGAACGCGTTCGTCGCCGCATTCCTTGGCCGGGCCAACTTCCTCCCCGCCACGGTCGAAGGCGCGGAGGGCGGAGTCCTCGCCTGCCGCCTGGCCGCGGGCCCGGTGTGGCGCGCGCGCGCGGCGGACGGGTTCGAGGCACGGCCGGGCGCGGAGGTGCGGGTGATGGTTCGCCCGGAAGCGCTCCGCATCACCCGTGGCGCATCGGACGATGGACTGCGCGGGCGCGTGCTCGATCGACGGTTCGCGGGCGCGCTCTCCTTCTACCGCATCGCCGTGGACGGCGGCCCCGAGCTGCTGGCGCCGGGCGCGGGCGAAGCGGCCGCCGCGGGTGACGAAGTCAGCATCGCCCCCGCGCCCGGCGCCGCGATCCTCGCGTTCGCGCCCGAAGGCGGCTGA